A genome region from Candidatus Zixiibacteriota bacterium includes the following:
- a CDS encoding ABC transporter ATP-binding protein — translation GYVLETGRIVLEDAASNLLNNQQVKEAYLGG, via the coding sequence GGGATACGTTCTGGAAACCGGCAGGATAGTTTTAGAGGATGCGGCTTCAAATCTTTTAAATAATCAGCAGGTGAAAGAAGCATATCTTGGGGGATAA
- a CDS encoding macro domain-containing protein: MKIEKTFDGKKIVLIQGDITDSETDAIVNAANDHLWMGSGVAGAIKTKGGVEIEKEAIAKGPIPIGEAVITSAGKLKAKYVIHAAVMGQDLRTDEKHIRAATWNSLKRAEELKLSSIAFPALGTGVGGFPMDRCAKVTINAAVRFFIEGKSVKEVHFVLFRKQDFDFFNSALEKVSG; encoded by the coding sequence ATGAAAATAGAGAAAACCTTCGACGGCAAAAAAATAGTTTTAATCCAAGGCGACATCACTGATTCAGAAACAGATGCCATTGTCAATGCCGCTAACGATCATCTCTGGATGGGCTCAGGCGTGGCTGGAGCAATAAAAACGAAGGGTGGAGTTGAAATCGAAAAAGAGGCAATTGCAAAAGGACCGATTCCGATTGGCGAAGCAGTTATTACCTCTGCCGGGAAACTGAAAGCAAAATATGTAATCCACGCCGCAGTGATGGGACAGGACTTGCGGACAGACGAGAAACATATAAGAGCTGCCACCTGGAACAGTTTAAAAAGAGCAGAAGAACTAAAATTAAGCTCAATTGCCTTTCCTGCCTTAGGGACAGGAGTGGGCGGGTTTCCCATGGATAGATGTGCGAAGGTGACGATTAATGCAGCAGTCAGATTTTTTATCGAGGGAAAATCCGTAAAAGAAGTTCATTTTGTGTTATTCAGAAAACAAGATTTCGATTTTTTCAATTCAGCTTTGGAAAAAGTGTCAGGGTGA
- a CDS encoding ACT domain-containing protein produces the protein MSNMKVIPNSDVSKVTFHSVPDKPGIAAEIFGLLGELGFNVELVVSTPTEKGKGDISFVISRKELLSLLGVLNTLKNKVRTEEVTHDENIALISITGHGFSEQPGIAGRVFKALSKAGINLDTISTSLHAITCVIKENLLPEAQKALEEEFKTE, from the coding sequence ATGAGCAATATGAAAGTAATCCCTAATTCGGATGTGTCTAAAGTTACGTTTCATTCTGTTCCGGACAAGCCCGGGATCGCCGCAGAGATATTCGGGCTTTTAGGGGAGCTGGGCTTTAACGTGGAGCTGGTGGTTTCCACCCCGACTGAAAAAGGGAAAGGTGACATCTCTTTTGTGATTTCCCGCAAGGAGCTTTTATCTCTTTTGGGAGTTCTAAACACCCTGAAGAATAAAGTCCGCACTGAGGAGGTCACTCACGATGAAAACATTGCCTTGATCTCCATTACCGGACACGGTTTTTCAGAACAGCCCGGAATTGCCGGCAGAGTTTTCAAGGCACTCTCCAAAGCCGGGATAAATTTAGACACTATCTCTACCTCCTTGCATGCCATCACCTGTGTGATCAAGGAAAATCTTCTGCCTGAGGCACAAAAGGCACTGGAAGAGGAATTCAAAACGGAATAA